Proteins encoded together in one Tenuifilum sp. 4138str window:
- the tsaE gene encoding tRNA (adenosine(37)-N6)-threonylcarbamoyltransferase complex ATPase subunit type 1 TsaE, whose amino-acid sequence MTTIEIKSIQQIDEAAQRVLNAIHGKNIVCFYGTMGAGKTTLIRAICKALGVADVVTSPSFALVNEYTDRNGKPVYHFDFYRIKRIDEVYDFGYEEYFYNPEALCLIEWPELIEQILPTQGVVNIQIAVNADGSRTLQISD is encoded by the coding sequence ATGACCACCATTGAAATAAAAAGCATACAGCAGATTGACGAGGCAGCCCAAAGGGTATTAAACGCTATTCATGGTAAAAACATAGTTTGCTTTTACGGCACAATGGGAGCCGGCAAAACTACCCTTATAAGGGCAATCTGTAAGGCGCTTGGCGTTGCCGATGTGGTTACAAGCCCATCGTTTGCGCTGGTAAATGAGTATACCGACCGAAACGGCAAGCCCGTGTACCATTTCGACTTTTACCGCATTAAACGTATTGATGAGGTTTACGATTTTGGTTACGAGGAGTACTTTTACAACCCCGAAGCCCTATGCCTGATTGAATGGCCGGAACTCATTGAGCAGATTCTCCCAACCCAAGGGGTTGTAAACATCCAAATTGCTGTGAATGCCGACGGAAGCCGCACATTACAAATATCGGATTAG
- a CDS encoding alanine dehydrogenase: MNSPKFSEFPHAKGLLVQEERIEYKKKYKQLIIGIPKEVDPTESRIPLTPEAVEILVQNGHQIIIEKDAGRQANYSDMEYSEKGARIVATASEVYQSDIVLKVAPLTPKEYEYLRENQSVLSSLHLNNHTGDYLKSLIQKRVTAIAFESISDADGEFPFVRAMSSIAGSTSVLVAAEYLSNVNKGKGVMLGGLTGISPTEVVILGAGTAGEYAARAALGLGATVKIFDNSIKKLMDIQNILGQRLFTSIYHKQVLDKVLKTADVVIGTLAPDETNLNYLVSEDQVRLMKRGAVIIDLGIDRGGCFETSEIRDHSNPSYVKHGVIHYCVPNITARVARTASIAMSNVFVPLMLQIAQSGGLLSQLKEDSGLRHGVYLFNGILTNEYLGKLYDIPSRDINLLMAAF, from the coding sequence ATGAACAGTCCTAAATTTTCCGAGTTTCCTCATGCAAAGGGATTGCTAGTTCAGGAGGAACGCATTGAATATAAGAAGAAGTACAAACAACTTATAATTGGAATACCCAAAGAGGTTGACCCCACCGAGAGTCGAATTCCGTTAACGCCCGAAGCCGTTGAGATACTTGTACAGAACGGGCATCAAATCATCATTGAAAAGGATGCCGGTAGGCAGGCTAACTACTCCGACATGGAGTACAGCGAGAAAGGTGCACGCATAGTAGCCACGGCATCGGAGGTTTACCAAAGCGATATTGTACTCAAGGTAGCACCCCTTACCCCTAAGGAGTATGAATACCTGCGCGAAAACCAATCGGTACTCTCATCGCTACACCTGAACAACCACACCGGCGACTACCTCAAAAGCCTTATCCAGAAGCGTGTTACGGCCATTGCCTTTGAGAGCATATCCGATGCTGACGGCGAATTCCCGTTTGTTCGGGCCATGAGCTCCATTGCCGGGAGTACATCGGTGCTGGTTGCCGCCGAGTACCTTAGCAACGTGAATAAAGGGAAAGGTGTAATGCTAGGTGGGCTAACCGGAATATCGCCCACTGAGGTGGTTATTCTGGGAGCAGGCACTGCCGGTGAGTATGCTGCACGTGCAGCGCTTGGACTCGGAGCCACTGTAAAAATATTCGACAACTCCATCAAAAAGCTGATGGATATTCAAAATATACTAGGGCAACGCCTTTTCACCTCAATATATCATAAGCAGGTGCTTGACAAGGTTCTAAAAACAGCCGATGTTGTAATTGGAACCTTAGCCCCCGATGAAACCAACCTAAACTACCTGGTATCGGAGGACCAGGTTAGGTTAATGAAACGTGGTGCTGTAATTATTGACCTAGGAATTGACCGTGGGGGATGCTTTGAAACCTCGGAGATACGCGACCATAGCAACCCCTCGTATGTTAAGCATGGCGTAATCCACTACTGTGTGCCAAACATCACTGCCCGTGTGGCCCGAACAGCCTCAATTGCCATGAGTAACGTTTTTGTTCCTTTAATGCTACAAATTGCACAGAGTGGCGGTTTGCTTTCGCAGCTCAAGGAGGATAGCGGCCTACGCCATGGAGTTTACCTGTTTAACGGTATTCTTACAAACGAGTATCTGGGCAAACTTTACGATATCCCCTCGCGCGATATCAACCTGCTTATGGCTGCCTTTTAG
- a CDS encoding energy transducer TonB family protein: MPFAQKIEDAIERFYSAITVGVNHHKIGILSTIVVHLLLIVVFLVLKIETRKEYYGSTIEMEFEEPKEEAIVQQKLEPTLPPDVLKPEYETEAIRNFAVDASKTDLNAGLSDEKNTDADELYREANQVYERMQQNRELYEQSQKDIEANIPNTPEKTVPKSKEGQYKGPTVVSYYLLGRKALHLPVPSYKCELGGQVVVNIEVKPDGRVADAVIDRANSVNDDCINQAAIQAAMASIFTSVSGTARQRGSITYLFVPQ, encoded by the coding sequence ATGCCCTTTGCCCAGAAAATAGAGGATGCCATTGAACGGTTTTACTCGGCCATAACGGTGGGTGTTAACCACCATAAGATTGGGATACTGAGCACTATTGTTGTGCACCTGCTTTTGATTGTTGTTTTTTTGGTGCTAAAGATTGAAACCCGCAAGGAGTACTACGGCTCAACCATCGAGATGGAGTTTGAGGAGCCCAAGGAGGAGGCAATTGTTCAGCAAAAGCTTGAGCCCACACTTCCGCCCGATGTGCTAAAACCGGAGTATGAGACTGAGGCCATACGAAACTTTGCTGTTGATGCCTCAAAAACCGATTTGAACGCTGGCCTGAGCGACGAAAAGAATACTGATGCCGATGAGCTTTACCGCGAGGCCAACCAGGTGTACGAGCGCATGCAGCAGAACCGGGAGCTTTACGAGCAGTCGCAAAAGGATATTGAGGCAAACATACCTAATACACCCGAAAAGACAGTCCCAAAATCGAAGGAGGGCCAGTATAAGGGGCCAACCGTGGTTTCGTACTACCTCTTAGGCCGTAAGGCCTTGCACCTGCCTGTCCCTTCGTATAAATGCGAGCTTGGCGGGCAGGTTGTGGTTAACATTGAGGTAAAGCCCGATGGACGGGTAGCCGATGCGGTTATCGACAGGGCCAACTCGGTAAACGACGACTGCATTAACCAGGCAGCCATTCAGGCAGCCATGGCAAGTATTTTTACTTCCGTTTCGGGAACTGCGCGCCAGCGGGGTAGTATTACCTACCTTTTTGTCCCCCAGTAA
- a CDS encoding PglZ domain-containing protein, which translates to MQPTILWVDDEIDLLRPHIIFLEQKGYHVLTASNGHDALELVSQNPIDLVFLDENMPGIGGLETLPKIKAIKSALPVVMVTKSEEENIMDMAVGAQISDYLIKPVNPKQVLLVVKKFVHGKELVTEKQLADYRNEFRLISDLISAAKTHLDWTEIYRKLAMWQVKLSGNPDSNLKQMLEMQFEEANQVFGKFVKANYLQWFQTQGDKPLLSPSVLKSKVFPIISSGSKVLLLVIDNLRYDQWKTIEPIIAESWQVSSEDTYFSILPTATQYARNALFSGLMPLEIHKTYPELWVFDEEDEGKNLFEKQLLTAQLQRLGLNTNFTYIKTDTLKGIAGGLNIKEFLGSNLAVLVYNFVDVMSHSRTDSEMMRGLAADESAYLSLTRSWFLHSDLKGFLDQAASQGVQVVLTTDHGAIRVKNPVKVIGDRATSTNLRYKLGRSLNYNPKEVFEIRKPEEAHLPKPNISSSFIFALGNDFLAYPNNFNYYASYYRDTFQHGGISLEEMIVPLVTLNPIKR; encoded by the coding sequence ATGCAGCCCACCATTCTTTGGGTAGATGATGAGATTGATTTGCTCCGTCCGCATATCATTTTTCTGGAGCAAAAGGGCTACCATGTTCTTACCGCCAGCAACGGACACGATGCACTTGAACTGGTAAGCCAGAACCCTATCGATTTGGTGTTCCTGGACGAAAACATGCCCGGTATTGGAGGACTTGAAACCCTCCCAAAAATTAAGGCGATAAAATCGGCGCTGCCTGTGGTTATGGTTACCAAAAGCGAGGAGGAGAATATCATGGACATGGCCGTGGGTGCTCAAATATCCGACTATCTTATTAAACCCGTTAACCCCAAGCAGGTACTGCTGGTTGTAAAAAAGTTTGTTCATGGCAAGGAGCTAGTAACCGAAAAGCAGCTTGCCGACTACCGAAATGAGTTTAGGTTGATATCGGACTTAATTTCGGCCGCTAAAACCCACCTGGACTGGACAGAGATATACCGAAAGCTTGCCATGTGGCAGGTAAAGCTATCGGGCAATCCGGACTCAAACCTCAAGCAAATGCTCGAGATGCAGTTCGAGGAAGCCAATCAGGTTTTTGGTAAATTTGTTAAGGCAAACTACCTGCAATGGTTCCAAACACAAGGAGACAAACCCTTGCTCTCACCATCGGTTCTGAAAAGCAAAGTTTTTCCCATTATCAGCTCCGGCAGCAAGGTTCTGCTACTGGTAATTGATAACCTCCGCTACGACCAGTGGAAAACCATTGAACCCATAATTGCCGAAAGCTGGCAGGTTAGCAGTGAGGATACCTATTTCAGCATACTCCCTACTGCCACGCAGTACGCCCGCAATGCGCTTTTTTCAGGTTTGATGCCACTCGAAATCCATAAAACCTACCCCGAGTTGTGGGTTTTCGACGAGGAGGATGAAGGTAAAAACCTTTTTGAGAAACAGCTACTAACTGCACAGCTTCAGCGGCTTGGACTAAACACTAACTTCACTTATATAAAAACCGATACCCTGAAGGGTATTGCCGGAGGCCTAAACATCAAGGAGTTTTTAGGAAGCAACCTTGCGGTGCTGGTTTACAACTTTGTGGACGTAATGTCGCACTCCCGAACCGATTCCGAGATGATGCGCGGGTTGGCCGCCGATGAATCGGCTTACCTATCGCTAACCCGCTCGTGGTTCCTGCACTCCGACCTAAAGGGGTTTTTGGACCAGGCCGCAAGCCAGGGCGTACAGGTAGTACTCACAACTGACCATGGAGCAATTCGAGTAAAAAATCCTGTGAAAGTAATTGGCGATAGAGCCACATCAACCAACCTCCGCTATAAGTTGGGACGAAGCTTAAACTACAACCCCAAAGAAGTTTTTGAGATTCGCAAGCCCGAGGAGGCGCATCTGCCCAAACCCAACATTAGCTCCTCGTTTATCTTTGCTCTGGGAAACGATTTTTTGGCCTACCCCAATAACTTTAACTATTACGCATCGTACTACCGCGACACATTCCAGCATGGAGGTATATCGCTTGAGGAGATGATAGTTCCGCTTGTAACCCTTAACCCCATAAAAAGGTAA